The Sylvia atricapilla isolate bSylAtr1 chromosome 10, bSylAtr1.pri, whole genome shotgun sequence genome contains a region encoding:
- the RNF228 gene encoding RING finger protein 228 — translation MAEPAQTGGVGQGGRREDEAAAVAAPPAAAAPSSEDYECKICYNYFDLERRAPKLLECLHTFCQECLSQLHLRAAQHPPAAGAEAGPGRSPGGSLACPLCRHRTALPDHRVHGLPVNTKLAAACPPQLRARDPVPQDRLPPLPPRRPPRAREAAAALAPPPPAPAGPRSSGGGYESCQSCKRAALSAGCVCVVVSFLSMVVLLFTGLIFVNQYGGDAAPGAAASPSPVGPICLSVASILALFSVVVTWLICWLKYRPEAATGGAAANGSARGRAARRSDT, via the coding sequence ATGGCCGAGCCGGCGCAGACGGGCGGCGTAGGGcagggcgggcggcgggaggatgaggcggcggcggtggcggcgccgccggcggccgccgcccccAGCTCGGAGGACTACGAGTGCAAGATCTGCTACAACTACTTCGACCTGGAGCGGCGGGCGCCCAAGCTGCTGGAGTGCCTGCACACCTTCTGCCAGGAGTGCCTGAGCCAGCTGCACCTGCGCGCCGCGCAGCATCCCCCCGCCGCCGGCGCCGAGGCGGGCCCGGGGCGCTCTCCCGGCGGCTCCCTGGCCTGCCCGCTCTGCCGCCACCGCACGGCGCTGCCCGACCACCGCGTCCACGGCCTCCCGGTCAACACCAAGCTGGCCGCCGCCTGCCCGCCGCAGCTGCGGGCCCGCGACCCGGTGCCGCAGGACCGcctgccgccgctgccgccccgccgcccgccccgcgcccgggaggcggcggccgccctggccccgccgccccccgcccccgccgggcCGCGCTCCTCGGGCGGCGGCTACgagagctgccagagctgcaagCGGGCGGCGCTGAGCGCCGGCTGCGTGTGCGTCGTCGTCTCCTTCCTCTCCATGGTGGTGCTGCTCTTCACCGGGCTCATCTTCGTCAACCAGTACGGCGGGGACGCCGCGCCCGGCGCCGCGGCGTCGCCGTCGCCGGTGGGGCCCATCTGCCTGTCGGTCGCCAGCATCCTCGCCCTCTTCTCCGTCGTCGTCACGTGGCTCATCTGCTGGCTCAAGTACCGGCCCGAGGCGGCCaccggcggggccgcggccaACGGCTCTGCTCGGGGCCGGGCCGCCCGCAGGAGCGACACGTAG